The Eublepharis macularius isolate TG4126 chromosome 15, MPM_Emac_v1.0, whole genome shotgun sequence genomic interval GGGCCTCTGCCTCTGAGCTTCTACCATGTTGTGGGGACCAGGCCGCGATTTGCCTCTGGGTTCAGCCAGAATGAGTGGAGGCTTAAAAAGAAAGTCGCCTTGGCCGCTGGAGGACTCGTGGTCATCTTGCTAGCAGGGGCGAGCCTGGCTACAGTTGTCTTATTTGTGCCAGGGATAAGGGATGGGAGCACCCTGAAAGTCATTAGCAGTGTCTTTGCTGCCATTTCTGGCTCGGGGGTCGTCCTGGCTGTTGCCCCAGTCATTAAGCACCTGATTATCACTCAGAAGAAAAAGATAGAGAGCATGACCAACAACCAGAAATTCACCAGTCACCTGGGCTTCATGAGTGCAGTAAAAAGAGAGATCGAACTTCTCACCAGCTTTATCTATTACATGGAGATATTTGAGAGGCAGCGGCTGAGGATTGTCTTTGAGATTACCAGCTTGGACATGTGCTACCCGGAACGGGTGGTCGGGGTGCTGAATGCCATCAACACGTTGCTTTCAGACACTAACGCGCCGTTCATTTTCATTCTGGTGGTAGACCCCTGCATCATCACCTCCTGTTTAGAGCAAGCGGGCAGCATGAAGGGCATGGCTGACAACGGCTACCTGTACCTCAACCGCACCGTGTCGCTACCTTTCTCCATCCCAGAAATTGGCACCAGGTCAAAGATGCGGTTTTTGCACGAGACCTTCCAAAACCGGGAAGACCTGATGTACAGGATCATCACAAGGAACGTGGAACAGGGAGTCCGAAAGTCCAAAGGGAAGGACGCTGCCCTGGCAGACCTGGAAGCCTCTGTGGAAATGGACCAGCACCAGATCGACGCCCAGGCCGTCCAGTACATCCACGAAGCTTTCCACTGCTTGCACGACGAACTCGACTGCCTTTACAGATACATCCCAGACAGCATTATCCAGATGAAGAGGATCGTCAACACCATCCCCATCACGCTCCGGCTCATGACGCAGCAGCACAGTCTCCGGCACAGCATCTGCCCCCGGTCAGTGGCAGGCTGGGTAGTCTTGGCCAACCAGTGGCCATGCCGCTTGAGTTGGGTGCTGCAGTGCATGCAAGACAACCAGCAGTGCCAGCCACCCAGTGACTTTGACCAGCGGCCACTGTGGGAGGTCTTCGTGGACAACTGCAAAGAGCTTTTTTCCATGAACAAGGAACTCAAGAGCATCATGGCCTTGGATGGCGACCCAGAACTCTTTCAGAAGTTCTTGTCCCAGGACTTCCCCTTCACTGTACAGGATGGGGCGAAGTACCTGAAATACACAGTCAACTTGGACCATTCCATGAGACATCAGATGGGGCAGATACGAGCGCTCGCTACACTGGACAAGATCTACAAGAAAAAGGAAGCCAACCCGGACAAAACGGATTAGGGAGGGTGGTTTGCAAACAGCCCCAGGGAACCCTGCAGTTAGGTCAGACTAGCAGAGGTGGACAAATTGCTTGAAAGGCAGTTTTGTCTGCTACTGAATATAACTCTCAGGTGTGGAGACACTTAGGGGTGTCCTCCCGGGTAGGGTTTCCAACTGCCtatagaaaaatgtcctgtccctttaacagagacttaaGGGAATGTTATTGACCAGGTGGTGTCATTTACCTCCAGGCCATGCAAGACTTCACCCACCCATTTCCATACATTTTGTCTGCATTAAAGAAACAGGACATCATACTCCAGGTCTGTTGGTAACCCTAATCCTAGTGTGCATGCTTGCTTCTACAAAGGGTGCTGGAGAGGTGCTACTTGTGGGAACTGAGTATGCGCCCTAGAATGTGCCCTAGAATGATCTGGGAAACACAGAAAGGGTTCATTGCAATCAAGTCAATGCTAGGAAGGGTTTCCCTAATGCAAAACCACTCACTAAAGAGGATGAGCCCACAGGCAGCTACATCTTTTCTCCAGGATACAAGATTGGGAAAAGTCAATGGCCGTTCTCATAACCCCCCCAAAACACGCCTGCAACACTTGCACTTTGTGCGGCACTTATTCATGCTGTGAACACGGGAGAAAATTTGGAAGTGAAATCAAATGTGCACTACAGCCCATGTAGGATTTAAGCCTCATATTTGGGGGAAGGGACCTCTCCCCCACTTAATAGGGATTATTTATTAAGGAAGAGAAAGGCAGTATTAGTCACATGTGATAGCtgggccagagctgggagcactctGCAATATTGGAAGTGTGGAAAAAGCACAAAACATACTACTAGGCACATAAAACCAACATTTTGAGaatcaacttttttttaaaaaaaccacaaagTTTCTAGCCCGTAAGGCTgcaaaatgaagtaaacaaacaaagtGAACCTTGAAAATATATGGCTAGTGAAATCTGAGAAACTGGGATGAGGAAGAGTAAAATTTCAAATTTGGGCTGAGCAGGTAGAGCGGTTAAATATATAATTATGAGCTGACAGTTTATGGGGAATTACTCGCAAGGCTGTGTTGGGGTAATCCAGAAAGGTTCTGCAAACAGCCATGATTGATACTGGAATGAATGTCAGTGAAGAGGAGAAGCAGGCAGGGCTTTTATGACAGCTACCCTAACGCTGAGGGGTGGCCAGGTTAggcccccccttctcctgcttttCAAAAGGAAATGTAAAGTGTACCTTGGCAGATGAGGCTGTGCAAGCATCTGCACCTGCTTAagaccatttccacatgtcctgtcTGCCCccaggttcaatgctgttggaaagcaggttccccccccctgctTCCCCATAGCACGACGACGCAGTTGTGCATCTCCTGGGGTTTCCCTCGCTTTTCCGTGATCTTTCTCAAAACTGCTTTGACCTGAAGTTTCAGAAAACATTACAGTAAAGCCTGAATCGCTGCTGTGTGGATAGTTCTCCCCAACATTgtctctgcagcagccattccccCGCCCCACCTCTGGGGGACTTATTTTGTATGGTACGGGCATTAGAGTATCATTATATCAATACACCATTGTAACAATAGCtgcaacaggttctctgaattctcagctttcacttttacaaagtatgtcccTAGCCTCTtctcttgtggagatataaggggaaaggcatctcTTTGCAACAGAAGGGGCGAGagactttttaaagaaataaaagctgCAAATTCAAGAGTATCTGTTATACCTAATATTGCATACATATGATATTGCaatacaaagattttttttttaaaggcaaaagcCTTGGTGGTCCAAGGGAGAGGAATGCTACTgctgggggactggggcagggaaacttgccatgtggaagccccaggGTCGCTGCGTTTTATCAACGGCTGAGCCAGCAAAGGGGGAAAGCGTACAAGCCCTCCCCTGTGTAGAAACCACAGATGTTGTATTGGGAAGAGGGGCAGCTACATCCAGATTACAACTGgcgtacacatttttaaaaaaccagtacCTTGGCCCACTTGCAGGTGGCAGAATTGTGCCAAAGGGATTGTTACAACTTCCCCCTTTGTAGACCCAAGACTCCTCAACCCCCACTTCCCACAATGTACCCAGAAACAGATAAAAGACCTACCAGCACAGTATCACTCTTCTTGCATTTGAAGTAGCGCTCTCTGGTCCACAAAAGCAAACTCTGGAATAAAATTCTGTTAGAAGatgcctgtttatttttgctgctatAAATTAACACAGGGacccctctgggggggggggtctcaccaCTCGAGACAAAATACACacgaattacacaggtaattcgagTGTGTTTTGtcattcgagtgtatttgagtgtaattcaggtgtattttgtctcgtatgGTTCGACCCTGGGACTATTTGCACAAGGGGAGCACATCAGTTGTTTCTACCAGGTAGGTAGCTACTGCCACCTAGTGGAACACTCAGCAGCTGCTTCTCTTTTATGGCTGTGAATCCATTGCAAATCCATGCGCACCCCTACAGCCAAATGGGACGAGCGACAGATCCCATTTCCACCACAGCACCAAGGAGAAACAAGTCCAAAAGAGAATTCCAAAAGCAACCACCAAACCTGCCTTCCGCACCTGATTGTGTACGTCAGCCTTCACTGAGACAGTTCATGTTCAGTGCTCAAGGATTCCCATTCAGTTCTAAGGCGTAAATTATTCTGCTGTTGGAGTCTCTGgctcagctatattgtggggaaagAAGCAACTCTCTCTTCCTTCTGCCCATCCGACCTGACAACCTTTAGCCAGTATCATTTTGCAAACATCAGTTCCAAGTAAGCAACATTCAGCAGGCTCTCCCACATCAAAGGGGCAgatgaatttaatttttttaaaggtgctgGAACTTATTAGATATAATGAGCAGGGCTGTCACGCAATATAAGAAATCCAGTTTCTCAGTTTAGTTAATTTAACTAATCAGCTATACTAGCTTATggatatcaccagggctttttttctgggaaaagaggtggtggaactcattggtagaactcaggactgcacaatgatgtcactttgggtcagctggaagaagggaggagttttttaaagtttaaatcgcccttggcgaaaatggtcacatggccggtggccccgccccctgatctccaaacagaggggagtttagattgccctctgcgccaagtggcacggagggcaatctcaactcccctctgtctggagatctgggggcggggccaccggccatgtgaccattttcaagaggtgccggaactccgttccatcgcgttccagctgaaaaaaagccctgggtatcacTCATTTTGGGATGTAGATGCCCGTATCATAGCAGTATTCCCTTCTGTGCAAGAGGGAAGAAAGAACGGCTCTTCTAAGATAGTGCCTGTCTGCCACTCcaaaaaatgtatgcatttttgaaaagaaaatctGCTACCAGAttttttggggagggaagagtacCTCTTCACTTGATCAAAACTTGTCTCTCGTAGATGAAACTGACTGAATACAGGGGGCCTTGCGTTGTAGGTCTGGGAATAAAGGGGACAACAGACAAGCCCAGATTACGTTAGAAAATGCTTTTATTTCAATCAAGTATATTATAAACAAAACCCGGTAGATGCACTAACACACAATCAATTCCCTACAgttttaaataaagcaaattcTGGTCCTTGGATGACCTTTACTAAAGCAACAGAAGGAAAACATAATCAAATTGTTTTtaaccctccctcctccccaaaccccccaaaGTGCTAGAATGACAACAACTGCTGACATAAGATCGGGTAACATGAAAAGGAGGACAAAATTCATTACCGGTTTGACACGTTTTGGAATCTGCAACGCCCCACTGGTGCTAGGGCAAAGTCTACCTAGAGAGGCTGGCACCGTTGCAGGCATTTCAGGGACAACGAATGACGAGGCCTCCTGGCTTTTAAGGCCAAGACATTGGGGTCAACACGGAAGTGCAGCTGGGCCCTCTTCCAAATCATTGGCACCACCTAACTACAAAAAGGACAAGATacgaccccccccctcccttgcaggtTTCTCTGTGCAGGCATCCGCTTTCTTTAATTGGTGCTAAACAGATTCCCTCCTTAGGAATCCTTCATAAAGCCAGTGCATCTACATGCAGGCATCTTGGGTTTCCTTGCCTGACCCAAAGTTTCAGGGGTTTTTCGTCCTTACCCACAGAAGATCAGTATCAGCATGGTTCACCAAAAGCAAGGGGGCACATTAGTTTCTACAAGGACTTTTCACAGCcttctaccccccaccccatttcaaaGTTCATCTGTTTCCTCTCCCTCTAGCCCTGCCCAGAGGTTCTTCCAGTTTCTCTGTAGAAATGAATAATGGTGGCGGATTGCCAATACAGACACAATAAACGCATTCGGAACGCCACCCGGGTCACAGCAGGCATCTTGCACAAAAGGTATATTGCACAAAGCAAATACGTCCCCAGCTTCCATCCCCACGATTATTTGCGCTTCTAGACTCTGTCGCAAAGAAGTGGGGTCTGTGGCCCATGAAAGCCTCTCCAGTGGTGTATTTAAGATCATCAGACTAGGATGATCTGGGTTCAAGTCCCACTCGGCCATTAAGTTCACTGGGTGAACACAAGCCACTCAACTCCCTGCctaacacacctcacagggttgttgtgagaataaaagaaCCCAGCATGCTGGCCTGGAGCTCTTTAGAGGAAAAGCAGGATAGCAGCATTGCAGGCAAGATCAATACTACCCACCGTGGGTGGCTTGTGGGAAGGCAGGCACAGCCTCCTCagggaaacacacacaccccacgcaACCCGAAATATCGCTAAGCCACCAAAGCCACACGGAGAAGCCAGCATTGCAAGTGGCTCCAGGAAGATTCTGTGGATCACATAGTGTGCCCCTAAACTCCCCACACTGATTTACGGGTCCTCTTTGACATGGTTGTGTTCTCATTTTGTTTGCTGAAACGTCTTTATCTCTTTTTAAAGTGTCATCAAATCACAACTGACTTTCAgcgacaccgccccccccccatgaagttTTCACGGCGAGAGGCATTCGGAAgcagcttgccattgcctgcctctacgtcGCAACCCCAGACGTCCTGTCTCCCAGAcaagtactgaccatggccaaccctgtttTGCTTTCGAACTCCGACAAGCTCAGGTTAGTCAGGGGCTTTCGAAACAGAGAGATCAAAAACCCGCCAACATACACTCGGACCAAGCTGAAATCTCCAAGGGCAGCGTTAGGGCCCCCAAATATACCAGATACTCAGGCCAAATAAGAAGGGGCAAGGAGAGGGTTGCAGGGACCCAGAACATCCGACTGGCCACCTGTGGATGCACAATTTCTAGACTAGATGACTTCTTCTTCTAGCCCAACAGGGCTTTGCCCTGCTCAAATGGAAAAGTCATTTAGAAGTACTG includes:
- the NKPD1 gene encoding NTPase KAP family P-loop domain-containing protein 1; its protein translation is MVTLVMSSHCPGSTPPRPIFVPSCPAGQGPAYLGTLVGEPPAQVLMSSSDEEVTRLRHEEPHEGSHFANADCLAKKDLLTEDDIYCCSLSKTLCHTSTPVTVGFYSPCGTRLHSLLENIAGCMHKESCRREENEYRRTHQKPRRPEGLNYLTLLWYLVFYEPVITEVHLRRKNIDFLFIRFSAWQYAGSDKLWAGLVTTLCDHIRQHFGPLPLSFYHVVGTRPRFASGFSQNEWRLKKKVALAAGGLVVILLAGASLATVVLFVPGIRDGSTLKVISSVFAAISGSGVVLAVAPVIKHLIITQKKKIESMTNNQKFTSHLGFMSAVKREIELLTSFIYYMEIFERQRLRIVFEITSLDMCYPERVVGVLNAINTLLSDTNAPFIFILVVDPCIITSCLEQAGSMKGMADNGYLYLNRTVSLPFSIPEIGTRSKMRFLHETFQNREDLMYRIITRNVEQGVRKSKGKDAALADLEASVEMDQHQIDAQAVQYIHEAFHCLHDELDCLYRYIPDSIIQMKRIVNTIPITLRLMTQQHSLRHSICPRSVAGWVVLANQWPCRLSWVLQCMQDNQQCQPPSDFDQRPLWEVFVDNCKELFSMNKELKSIMALDGDPELFQKFLSQDFPFTVQDGAKYLKYTVNLDHSMRHQMGQIRALATLDKIYKKKEANPDKTD